The following proteins are co-located in the Plasmodium vinckei vinckei genome assembly, chromosome: PVVCY_11 genome:
- a CDS encoding regulator of chromosome condensation, putative produces the protein MANFFNIKKSKEENVAQPKLVTKAIISSNFINKLPKYEDKRTIIYYWGKRVINENDGTPEHLPTIYTELSNVKINEISCNKTCALFLSNIGNMYSFGKGLHGELGQGHLIVYNMQPTLIDSVTNIKQIACGYNHSLCLSKDNVLYSWGHGNYNGLKCNYDKFVPTVLNIINNGDAIETTQNFLSHLITDYEKSEKKKKKCTQIYAKYNQSIAVCDNNTSMYIWGETYNNYLKYMPTFFYKFESYQIKQIAMGKNFGILLLTNGELYGWGDGTYGELGRRSFDDEEGYYFIYPEQLILRDANNKKLPNISKISAGARHALLITEDENVWSFGDKLSGQCGVSGFQNIVGTPKFVELHENNQKAKKIFCGERHSGCINKLNQLYMWGHSAHHKLIFTASSDFLLNQNAQPGISIQSGLKSKFSKATLIYSMLHQKVTNAYLGEDFTIVVVGGEVTKNKKNGDQHSDKTFYSIQEDITYVST, from the coding sequence ATGGcaaacttttttaatataaaaaagtccaaagaagaaaatgtgGCACAGCCAAAATTAGTAACAAAAGCTATAATATcatcaaattttattaataaattaccAAAATATGAAGACAAAAgaacaataatatattattgggGAAAGAGggtaataaatgaaaatgatgggACACCCGAGCATTTACCAACAATATATACAGAATTAAgtaatgtaaaaattaatgaaattagctgtaataaaacatgtgctttatttttaagtaaTATTGGGAACATGTATTCTTTTGGTAAAGGATTACATGGGGAATTAGGACAGGGGCAtttaattgtatataaCATGCAACCAACATTAATTGATTCAGTAactaatataaaacaaattgcTTGTGGCTATAACCACTCCCTTTGTTTATCTAAAGATAATGTTCTTTATTCATGGGGACATGGAAATTATAATGGGCTAAAATGCaattatgataaatttGTTCCTActgttttaaatattattaataatggaGATGCTATTGAAACAAcacaaaattttttatctcATTTAATAACtgattatgaaaaaagtgaaaaaaaaaaaaaaaaatgcacacaaatatatgcaaagTACAATCAAAGCATAGCAGTATGCGATAATAACACTTCTATGTATATATGGGGAgaaacatataataattatttgaaatacatgcctacatttttttataaatttgaatCATATCAAATCAAACAAATAGCAATGGGAAAAAATTTTggaattttattattaacaaatgGAGAATTATATGGATGGGGAGATGGAACTTATGGCGAATTAGGCCGACGCTCTTTTGATGATGAAGAaggatattattttatatatcctgaacaattaatattaagagatgctaataataaaaaattgccTAATATTAGTAAAATAAGTGCTGGAGCAAGGCATGCTTTATTAATAACGGAAGATGAAAATGTATGGTCTTTTGGGGATAAGCTTTCAGGACAATGTGGAGTTTCTGgatttcaaaatattgttGGTACACCTAAATTTGTTGAGTTAcatgaaaataatcaaaaagCAAAAAAGATTTTTTGTGGGGAACGACATTCTGGGTGCattaacaaattaaatCAGCTTTATATGTGGGGTCATTCTGCTCatcataaattaatttttacagCTAGCTccgattttttattaaaccAAAATGCCCAACCTGGTATTTCTATACAATCAGGTTTAAAGAGTAAATTTAGCAAAGCAACATTAATTTATTCGATGTTACATCAAAAAGTTACTAATGCATATTTAGGTGAGGATTTTACTATTGTAGTTGTTGGAGGAGAAGTgactaaaaataaaaaaaatggagaCCAACATTCTGacaaaacattttattcTATTCAGGAGGACATCACATATGTATCAAcctaa